The stretch of DNA TAgcatgtttaaaacattttctagatACACCATTCATTTCGGAGGAATGCAAATTATTAATTTCCAACTTTATACAGTATTATATTGTCAATACATCTATGTCCCCATTGCATCTATGTTAGGAAATAGAAATTAATCTCATTCTCTCCCAATTATATCCTCTTACTCATTCTCAAAGACAGCTAATCACTCTGTTAAGTTCTAATCCAGTAGGTAacttttggctttaaaaaatgttcatgtaaataaaaattatagtatttgtttctctatttctttggCATAATCAAAAGTAATCCTTATTGAAGAGTCACTTTGGACTCTTCATATCAGGAGAGCAGCAGACAGAGAAAGGAGTCACTATTTGGTGAGGAGTAATTACCCTCAAGCCATATAGTGTAGCAAAATACATCTATAGCTCAGGAGATTTACGGAGTATATTAACTTGCTATCAGTGCCATGATAAATTACTGCAAACCAAGtggattaaatttattttttaacagttcCGAAGGCTTCTAGTCTGAAATTAAGGTATTGGCAATGTTGTTTTCATCTGAAGCCTGTGAGGGAAGTATCTGTTTCAGGTTTCTCTCCTTGACTTGTTGATGTCTATCATTTCCATGTGTGTTTGACAGAATTTTTCTACTATATGCATACTGTCTCTGAATTTTCCCCTTGTATATAGACATCAGTCATATTTAATCAGAGGCCTAATTGTTTCTAATATGACCTTGTCTTGtcacataacattttaaatgattctaTTTGTGTATGAATTTTGGTGGACACGAATTAACCCATAACACTGCAGAATCTCATTGTGTGTCCACGCCCAGTGATAACCACAGATGAGTAAGAACAGCAATCACAGCAGACAATGGTATAGTAACTAGAGGCTCAGACCGTTCAGGAAGGATGTTCTGAGCTACTCCCTCGGCAGTTATCTAGACCAACAAGAGTGCTGGCCAGGAGTGAAAGGAGAATAGAACTGGTGGTAATTAATGGAAATTATGAATCTCAGGTGCACTGTATTATAGCAGAGGTAAGTGTAGCTTATTTCATTGGCCTTCATTTTATATCTCACTTCCTCCCCtaacttttcctttccttcttcattattctttctttctttcccttcaatcaccccttctccttccttccttcatgtttttttcattcctttttcccttcccttccttttcttttcctttcctttcctttccttttctttcctttcctttcctttcctttcctttcctttcctttcctttcctNNNNNNNNNNtttcctttcctttcctttcctttcctttcctttcctttcctttccttctctctctctttcttttttgtttctttcttttctctttcctcctcctctcatcttctcttccttctcttcctcttcttcctctcctctgcttctttcttcttctagagcTTGTGGCTGTGCATCACATTTAAACAGCAAAGATCTGACTTGAGTGGAGGTAATTGTAGGTCTCAGACAAGTTTTCATAAGTTCACCCATATATCTTGCATGTTAGTGTGCTTGGATTAATTTCCATCTGTCAGAGTCTGCATCTCTGTGGCTAAGGGCTCTTGCATCGCAGCTGTAGAGAGTCATGTCACCTGTGAAGGCAACACAGAGAAAAACGCTCAACCAATGATTCTGGAGAGCTGATTTATAAAGACTCTAGCTTCCTCATTCCTGAAGTAGGATAATTCTAGCTGtgtgtttttcatcttttctgatAGGTTTCCCTTTAGTTTAAAGTTTAGTTGGTGACAGTGATACTGACTTAATAGTGAACCCTCTTCTGTATCACTTCCCCAGTTCCTACCAATGTGATCTGCATTTCCCAATAAACTAGTTTCCCTGGAATCTTTTCTTCAGAGTCTCTTCTGGGAGAAACTTATCTATGACATTATGTTAACTCCCtcagcctcaattttcttatctctaCGATGGGACCATTAGTGCCTATTCTGAAAGTTTGTTAAAGAATTAGTGATTATGTACACAAAGTGTTTAGCAAATGCCCATCATATAGCAGGCAATCCAGAACgtattagtgtttttttgttCAGAAAATTTCCAATTTTAATGTTGAAGATAAGAATACTTTTGTAATAATTAACTAGATCAACTAAATACTTTTTTCCTATCTGTACTGaggtaaaattgacaaataaaaatcgTATCTATTTCAGGTATACAAGGTGATGCTCTGATACATATATTCATTGTGAATAATATATTTGTTAGGTCACTTAGTtaccatttcctttttatttttgtggtgcGAATATTTAAGATCTAACTTCTCGGTAAACTTCAGCTATATGATAAAGTGTTTTTGGTCACATTACTGTACAGTAGACGTGCTGAACTGATTCATCTTTCATAACTGATGCTGGTCAAAGAGAATGTCCTAGTTTTCATCTCCTTTATTTCATCACCGAACGATGATCACAGTAAGCGGCCTTGGTCTCTTAGCCAAGTCTTCAGCGCATTCTAGATTCAGTCTCAGAAGTTCGCATCTGTCATGGAAATCCACATTGTTAGCTGATCAGAGGTACTTCTAGCACTCCCATGCTGGTAGGAGGTCCCAAGAAGGTGACGCAGGTCCCCGACCTTTATATTTCTCTCAGAGCCAGTATCAATCAATCATTCCATGGGTGAATGCTTAGCTTACATCAGTTCAGGACAAAAAGCATCAACCTCTGTCTATTATGACTTCTATGAATGCACAAGTTCTACTTTGCTCCTTTCTTACATTCTTCTGATTTTCCTGGAAACacaagtttttcatttctttagatgCTTCATATTGGCATCACAAAATGCAGAAGgctgtttccttcccttcctcgGCTCAGAGATTATGGATTGTGCCAAGTCTTACATGCCCATTGAGTAGTTTCTCAATTCCCAGTTTTGTTCTTACATAATTTTCCTCATAACATTTCAAttagggggccgggcgcggtggctcaagcctgtaatcccagcactttgggaggccgagacgggcggatcatgaggtcaggagatcgagaccatcctggctaacacggtgaaaccccgtctctactaaaaaaatacaaaaaactagccgggcgaggtagcgggcgcctgtagtcccagctactccggaggctgaggcaggagaatggcgtgaacccgggagagctgagatctggccactgcactccagcctgggcgacagagcgagactccgtctcaaaaaaaaaaaaaaaaaaaaaaaaaacacatttcaattAGGGGACAAATTTTCTTAATGTGGCATAATGTATGGTCTGTATTTTACAAGAAATAACTTAGTTTCATTTACTTTGTCAATAGGTATTCAGGAGATGAAGGCTGTATAAGAATTTTATTTACATGATATGGAGAATAAGTTTCTTCAgatgagactctctctctcatgAGTCCACAATAAATTCCCAAGCATTTTTTATGCAGATGCATAGAATGAATGGCTGGtcagaggctgagacaaaagATCCCTGCAttcagggcagtcattaaatgcAGTCCCTGCTGCCATATCATGCAACTGTTGCTCACTGAGGTGTGGGAAACTAATTAGggaattttttttgtaaacaaaaatgtTAGCTGCAAACATGAGAGATTATTTATCTCATTGTTAAATAAACTCAAGTGCATGTCTTGGTAATGCTAACTTCCAATGTCATTTGTACTATATTGAGAGTTAAATGTAAATGTCCTTGGGCAGAAAGAGAGGACCTCAGCTTGGAACAGAGTCTGCCCTTTACTAGCTACATAACATCACACAGTAAATTGTACTCAACTGAAAGAATGGAGGTAATAATACATGATCATATGTATTTGAGAATCAAATTGGATAATACCTATGCTATGTGATATGTATGTAAATCCCATATTAGGAGTaattccaaataaaacaaaacaccatatGAGATGAAGTTGGTTCAGAGTTTATTCAGAAACATAGAGCTAAGAATCTCTGTTACCAGGGACATAACCCAAAGTTatcatgaaaagaagaaagaaggatacGAGAAACATGAGGAggatattgaaaacaaaaatatgattgCAAAGATTATTGATCAGTTGTAGTAACCTAAATTCCTTAGAAGCAGAGAATGAAGCTCCTGAGTTTTGAGTCAAAGCTGAGATCATGACTCCAAATTGAGAACACACAAAGCTGGCACATGATCCACAAggtggaaggaaaaagagaatcaGGATGAAGTATTTTGCTGTCCCTGAAGCAGATTCCCAAGATTTATACATGCAGAGAATTCATAAAAATTTAGGTGAGGGCCTGGTGGCTGTTAGCAGCAAAGTAAGTTAgtcccccaaaagatatgtcAGTTGAGCAGAAAGTTGTTGTTTGAGGACGGTGGTTCTCTTGGGACTTGATCAGCAGCAAGAAGGCTGGCAGCAGCTGGACACACAGGTGGGCTGGAAGCAAGTGGTCCTGCAGCAGGTGGTCTCACAGCAGGCTGGGCGGCAGCAGGGCTGGCAACAGCTGGATCCACAGCTCTGGTTTAGGCAACCAGGCAGGCAGACACATGTGGGGTGGTAGCAGGTTCTTCTGCAGTAGACAGGTGCACAGGAGCTGGTCTGGCCACAGCTGGACCCACAGCTGGTTTGGTCACAGCAGCTGGACCCACAGCCGGTGGGCTGACAGCAGCTGGTCACACAGGTGGGCTGGCAGCAGGTGTTTTGACAGCAAATTGGGTGGCAACAAGGCTGGCAACAGCTGGACACACAGCAGGAGGGCTGGCAGCACGGTGAGCTGCAGCAGGAAGGCTGGCAGCAGTTGGTCACACAGGTGGGCTGGCAGCAGGTGTTTTGACAACAAATTGGGCGGCAGCAAGGTTGGCAACAGCTGGACACACAGCAGGAGGGCTGGCAGCAGGGTGTGCTGCTGCAGGTGGTCACAGTGGTGGGCTTCCAGCAGGTGGTCCTGCAGCAGGTGGTCCTGCAACACGTAGGCTGACAGCAAGGGGAGCAACAGTTGGTCATGGTGTCAGGGGTGGAGGGTGGGCTTCTGTTCAGAGGTGAGTTTCTCAGAATCTGATGACCCCTTGCAATCTAGACCTTTTATACACCTGGCCTCCAAAGTTTCCACCAATCAGCAGGACTTTTCCTTGCTGCTGtttacattgttttccatagtgcgTTTGTGATTCTCAAAGGGTAGTTGTTTCCTTAAGGTTAAACAGATTAAGGTTTAATCTGTTTCTTAATTGTGAATTACTCATAGAAACTTCGTTTCAGATAAAAGGAAGCCCATTTCATCATCAGCATCTTTCCTGCTCTGACCATCATCTGGTCATATGATAGTTCCCGGTGATCCGGGAGGCTCAGGAAGTTCTCTCTGCCCAGCGTCATAGTTGGCTGTATGTAGACTGGGAAGTGTCTGTGAGGAGAAGCACGATGCTGATATATTTACGGTGACAAAATGAATCCATGCCTGGGCCCAAGACTATTCACCCACCAAATTCTGATTCAAGACTAACAGGCATCTCTCTGTGCAACCCACACTCCCACCTGTGTCTTTCAGTTCTTTGAACGTCACTTGGGAAGAGGGCGTCTGGCAGAGTGTGTTCCATGTGGCAGAGCAGATGGAGAGCAGGTGGATGCAGAGAAATCCACTGGGATTTAGACAGCATCAAGCAATCTATGCCCTGAGTGACCAGTCATTCTGACTTGTGTGCGAGTGTGGCGATTACCAGGACGAGAATGTAGGACTTTCTATGACATAACTGACTGAGATTCAGGCCAACCAGCATATGCTCTGGCTCTAGCCGCAACCCAGTTACTAGCACAGTAAGCGTTATgtcttctctctcactttctttttaatgaagGATTTAGATGAGTTGATATGACGCCTGGTTCATCGTGGAATTCTcacatgtttaaaacattttctaggtATACCATTCATTTGAGAAGAATGTAAAGTATTAATTTCCAGCTTCATATAGTATTATCTTGTAAATACATCTATGGCTTCATTACTAGGTTAGGAAATAGAAATTAATCCCATTCTTTCCCAATTATATCCTCTTATTCATTCCCAAAGACAGCTAATCACTCTATCAGGTTGTAATCCAGTAAGTAAGTTTtggctttttaaagttttcatgtgaataaaaattatagtatttGCTTCTCTATTTATTTGGCATAAACAAAAGTAATCTTTATCGCCTAGTCATTTTGGACTCTTCATACAAgcaaggcagcagagagagaaaggagttgCTATTGGGTGAGGGATAATTACCCTCAAGCCATATAGTGTAGCAAAATATATCTATAGCTCAGGAGATTTACTGAGTATGTTAATTTACTAGCACTGCCCTGATGAATTACTGAAAAAAAGTGGCTTCAATTTATTTATCAAAGTTATGAAGACCTCTATTCTGAAATTAAGGTGTTGGCAATATTGTTTTCATCTGAAGGCTGTGAGAGCAGTATCTGTTCCAGGTTTCTCTCCTTGACTTGTAGATGTCTATCATTTCCATGTGTGTTTGACAGAATTTTTCTACTATATGCATACTGTCTCCGAATTTCTCCCTTGTAGTAGACACAGTCATATTTAATCAGAGGCCTAATTGTTTCCAATGTGAACTTGTCTTAtcagataacattttaaatgattttgtttgaatatgaattttgagggacacaAATTAACCCATAACACTGCAGAATCTCATAGTGTGTTCATGCCCAGCGATAACCACAAATGAGTAAAAACAGCAATCACAGTAGACAATTGTACAGAAACTAGAGGCTCAGACCCTTCAGGAAGGAAGCTCTGAACTACTCTATCAGGCAGTTATCTAGACCAACCAGAGTGCTGGCCAGGGATGAAGGGAGAATAGAACTGatggtaattaatggagtttgtGAAACTCAGGTGCACTGTATTATAGCAGAAGTAAGTGTAGATTATTTAATTGTCCTTCATTTTATATCTCActtcctcccctttcttttcctttccttcttctttctttccttctttccttctttctttctttctttttctttctctccttccttccttctttcctcccttccttcctccattccttcccctctctctcttctttctttcttttcttttctttccttttcttatttctttctttctttctttctttctttctttct from Piliocolobus tephrosceles isolate RC106 unplaced genomic scaffold, ASM277652v3 unscaffolded_23035, whole genome shotgun sequence encodes:
- the LOC113221298 gene encoding keratin-associated protein 9-2 isoform X1, coding for MTNCCSPCCQPTCCRTTCCRTTCWKPTTVTTCSSTPCCQPSCCVSSCCQPCCRPICCQNTCCQPTCVTNCCQPSCCSSPCCQPTGCGSSCCDQTSCGSSCGQTSSCAPVYCRRTCYHPTCVCLPGCLNQSCGSSCCQPCCRPACCETTCCRTTCFQPTCVSSCCQPSCC
- the LOC113221298 gene encoding keratin-associated protein 9-2 isoform X2 codes for the protein MTNCCSPCCQPTCCRTTCCRTTCWKPTTVTTCSSTPCCQPSCCVSSCCQPCCRPICCQNTCCQPTCVTNCCQPSCCSSPCCQPSCCVCGSSCGQTSSCAPVYCRRTCYHPTCVCLPGCLNQSCGSSCCQPCCRPACCETTCCRTTCFQPTCVSSCCQPSCC